A part of Melittangium boletus DSM 14713 genomic DNA contains:
- a CDS encoding WD40/YVTN/BNR-like repeat-containing protein produces the protein MRITIWHLLAGLGALSAPVAHAHGGFAETHSFTQRRGHPEDQWMGFTQGALLSRDSGRTWRWVCAEAMGYGSWMPESFVWRAEGSLLAATGTALLHSRDEGCTWSTAPGFEDAWVTGLAAHPTDDAVFYLSTGRPSMVNALYRSEDGGGTWTPTALRREAVFSAVRVAPSDPQRLYVSGWKGYAQYVFRSDDAGETWTEWPLPLEGAYDLKLLAVSPARPDVVWARVSSLGASGVPRQSVLRSEDGGRTFAPALEQDDLLVNLDVSEDGRTVWVATYNHLFRSQEGEAFTRLSEPNGNACVTHSGGVLHACGSTWSNDWELARSTDEGTTWTPVFSLREIQGVHQCPSGTPVQTLCSARWPQLAEQLGVSSANPGGGDAGVPDAGTVGNPPKSEGCGAAPGIGGWALWSLLAMLWRRRTAHALK, from the coding sequence ATGCGCATCACGATCTGGCATCTGCTCGCGGGCCTGGGGGCCCTGAGCGCTCCGGTGGCGCACGCACATGGCGGCTTCGCGGAGACGCACAGCTTCACGCAGCGCCGGGGACACCCCGAGGACCAGTGGATGGGCTTCACCCAGGGCGCGCTCCTGTCGCGCGACAGCGGCCGGACGTGGCGCTGGGTGTGCGCGGAGGCCATGGGCTATGGCAGTTGGATGCCCGAGAGCTTCGTGTGGCGCGCCGAGGGCTCGCTGCTGGCGGCCACGGGGACGGCCCTGCTGCATTCGCGGGATGAGGGGTGTACCTGGTCCACGGCGCCCGGTTTCGAGGACGCCTGGGTCACCGGCCTCGCCGCGCACCCCACCGATGACGCCGTCTTCTACCTGAGCACGGGACGGCCCTCGATGGTGAACGCCCTCTATCGCTCGGAGGACGGAGGCGGGACATGGACGCCCACGGCGCTGCGGCGCGAGGCCGTCTTCTCCGCGGTACGCGTGGCCCCATCCGATCCCCAGCGCCTCTACGTGAGTGGCTGGAAGGGCTATGCGCAGTATGTGTTTCGCAGCGACGACGCGGGGGAGACCTGGACGGAATGGCCCTTGCCGCTCGAGGGGGCGTATGACTTGAAATTGCTGGCGGTCAGCCCCGCCCGTCCGGATGTGGTGTGGGCGCGCGTGTCGTCGCTGGGTGCCTCGGGCGTGCCTCGCCAGAGCGTGCTGCGCAGCGAGGACGGGGGCCGCACGTTCGCTCCCGCGCTGGAGCAGGACGATCTGCTCGTCAACCTGGATGTCTCGGAAGATGGACGAACGGTCTGGGTGGCCACGTACAACCATCTCTTCCGGTCCCAGGAGGGTGAAGCCTTTACCCGGTTGTCCGAGCCCAATGGCAATGCGTGTGTGACCCATTCGGGAGGCGTGTTGCACGCATGCGGATCCACCTGGTCGAATGATTGGGAATTGGCGCGCAGCACGGACGAGGGCACCACGTGGACGCCTGTCTTCAGCCTCCGGGAGATTCAGGGCGTGCACCAATGCCCGTCCGGGACGCCTGTCCAAACGCTGTGCTCGGCACGTTGGCCCCAACTCGCGGAGCAACTGGGCGTCTCCTCGGCGAATCCAGGGGGAGGGGACGCCGGCGTGCCGGACGCGGGGACCGTCGGCAATCCTCCGAAGTCCGAGGGCTGCGGGGCGGCGCCCGGGATCGGTGGATGGGCACTCTGGTCACTGCTTGCCATGCTATGGCGGAGGCGTACCGCCCATGCCCTGAAATGA
- a CDS encoding OsmC family protein, whose product MGISKGSAQWTGGLKDGKGVMKPAHAPEAPFSLGTRFEGQQGSNPEELIGAALAGCFSMALSLGLEKAGLKPSSIKTSADVQLDKQGEGFAITTITLTNETSVPGTNDEQFQKIAEETKKGCPVSKALAGVNITLKATLAR is encoded by the coding sequence ATGGGAATCAGCAAGGGCAGTGCGCAGTGGACCGGCGGTCTCAAGGACGGCAAGGGCGTGATGAAGCCCGCCCACGCGCCCGAGGCGCCCTTCTCGCTCGGCACTCGCTTCGAGGGTCAACAGGGCAGCAATCCCGAGGAGCTCATCGGCGCGGCGCTCGCCGGGTGCTTCTCCATGGCGCTCTCCCTCGGCCTGGAGAAGGCCGGCCTCAAGCCCTCGAGCATCAAGACGTCCGCGGACGTGCAGCTCGACAAGCAGGGCGAGGGCTTCGCCATCACCACCATCACGCTCACCAACGAGACGAGCGTGCCGGGGACCAACGACGAGCAGTTCCAGAAGATCGCCGAGGAGACGAAGAAGGGCTGCCCGGTGTCCAAGGCGCTCGCGGGCGTGAACATCACCCTCAAGGCGACGCTGGCGCGCTGA
- a CDS encoding NAD-dependent epimerase/dehydratase family protein, which translates to MKTILVTGATGFLGSALTANLLAEGTRVKTLSRNDPGGDRVRAAVEKAARGFGLLLNDAHWALLSTAQVDFRDLEGTLAPRVLEDVTHVWNVAAEMSYSLKKILPAVDQNVVASSSLYDLAARHARQCQRFYHVSTAYTAGFGIEDVRETLHFTPRLVNAYQLSKWIAEVCLIQHHQEKALPLTIFRPSAVIGHRDTGWSTGVSFGLFSLAEGILYGKRKAVERIRLDLRGDSRLNLVCIDTVVSRARALLEAAEHRQPTEIFNCVGDEDFRVDESLEPAWIQLGMRVEFGPPQHEVDAELHRIIEKNKVFADTTWRFHSDQLKKVLGAAYVPQPMTQDIVRRSITHFLAHRLREIAQEPGAGEAPLSAPASP; encoded by the coding sequence ATGAAGACGATCCTCGTGACGGGTGCAACGGGTTTTCTGGGCAGTGCCTTGACGGCGAACTTGCTGGCGGAGGGAACGCGCGTGAAGACCTTGTCGCGAAACGATCCGGGAGGAGACCGGGTCCGCGCGGCGGTCGAGAAAGCGGCGCGAGGCTTTGGTCTCCTCTTGAACGACGCGCATTGGGCACTGCTGTCCACCGCGCAGGTGGACTTCCGCGACCTCGAGGGCACGCTCGCTCCGCGCGTTCTCGAGGACGTGACACACGTGTGGAATGTCGCCGCGGAGATGAGCTATTCCCTCAAGAAGATCCTGCCCGCGGTGGATCAGAACGTGGTGGCATCCTCCTCGCTCTATGATCTCGCCGCGCGGCACGCGCGCCAATGCCAGCGCTTCTATCATGTCTCCACCGCCTATACCGCCGGCTTCGGTATCGAGGACGTGCGCGAGACCCTGCACTTCACGCCCCGGCTCGTCAATGCCTACCAGTTGAGCAAGTGGATCGCCGAGGTGTGCCTCATCCAGCATCACCAGGAGAAGGCATTGCCCTTGACGATCTTCAGGCCGAGTGCCGTCATCGGCCACCGGGACACGGGCTGGTCCACGGGGGTGAGCTTTGGATTGTTCTCTCTCGCGGAGGGCATCCTGTATGGCAAGCGGAAAGCGGTCGAGCGAATCCGTCTCGATTTGAGGGGAGATTCCCGGTTGAACCTCGTGTGCATCGATACGGTGGTGAGCCGCGCCCGGGCGCTCCTGGAGGCGGCGGAGCACCGTCAACCCACGGAGATCTTCAACTGCGTCGGGGATGAGGACTTCCGGGTGGATGAGTCCCTGGAGCCCGCGTGGATCCAATTGGGAATGCGCGTGGAGTTCGGACCTCCCCAGCACGAGGTGGATGCCGAGCTTCATCGCATCATCGAGAAGAACAAGGTCTTCGCGGATACGACGTGGCGCTTCCACTCGGACCAGCTCAAGAAAGTGCTGGGGGCGGCCTACGTGCCGCAGCCCATGACCCAGGACATCGTCCGCCGGAGCATCACGCACTTCCTGGCGCACCGGCTCCGGGAAATCGCCCAGGAGCCGGGGGCGGGCGAGGCGCCGCTCAGCGCGCCAGCGTCGCCTTGA
- a CDS encoding alpha/beta fold hydrolase, translating into MPYRCHTHYLPAPDGTRIAYHTHAGPACENEADPALAARPPVLLTNGITTTENFWRYLVTDLERDHRLVHWDYRGHGRSGASPTEDYALRAHVEDLERVTEKMMALGDGRPPHHVAFSMGVRVVLELYRRRPELVPAVSLIAGSPETPNPSFGGALFSRGRVRLSQVLEGLTPLVPRTAPLVHAFMGSRLAYPFGRATGLLRARAPREDILEFMVGVRRMDPRAFWLMLRGLVEAPPSWDVLGALRIPTQLIAARNDVFVPLREMLRMREMLPGADWLLVEDAGHAGLLEAGEEIAASVRAFRRAHGVGAARPEAPRPA; encoded by the coding sequence ATGCCCTACCGCTGCCACACCCACTACCTTCCCGCGCCCGACGGCACCCGGATCGCCTACCACACGCACGCGGGCCCCGCCTGCGAGAACGAGGCGGATCCGGCGCTCGCCGCCCGCCCTCCGGTGTTGCTCACCAACGGCATCACCACGACGGAGAACTTCTGGCGCTACCTCGTCACGGACCTGGAGCGGGATCACCGGCTGGTGCACTGGGACTACCGGGGTCATGGCCGCAGCGGGGCGTCCCCGACGGAGGACTACGCGCTGCGCGCCCATGTGGAGGACCTCGAGCGCGTCACCGAGAAGATGATGGCCCTGGGGGATGGACGCCCGCCGCACCACGTGGCCTTCTCCATGGGCGTCCGGGTGGTGCTGGAGCTGTACCGGCGCCGGCCCGAGCTGGTGCCCGCCGTGTCCCTCATCGCGGGCAGTCCCGAGACGCCCAACCCGAGCTTCGGTGGCGCCCTCTTCTCGCGAGGACGGGTGCGGCTGTCCCAGGTGCTCGAGGGCCTGACGCCCCTGGTGCCCCGCACGGCGCCCCTCGTCCACGCGTTCATGGGCTCGCGCCTCGCCTACCCCTTTGGACGGGCCACGGGCCTGCTCCGGGCGAGGGCGCCCCGCGAGGACATCCTCGAGTTCATGGTGGGCGTGCGCCGCATGGATCCCCGCGCCTTCTGGTTGATGCTCCGAGGGCTCGTGGAGGCGCCGCCGTCCTGGGACGTGCTCGGCGCCCTGCGGATTCCCACGCAGCTCATCGCCGCGAGGAATGATGTGTTCGTCCCCCTGCGGGAGATGTTGCGCATGCGCGAGATGCTGCCCGGCGCGGACTGGCTGCTGGTGGAGGACGCGGGTCACGCGGGCCTGCTGGAAGCAGGCGAGGAGATCGCCGCGAGCGTGAGGGCCTTTCGCCGGGCCCACGGGGTGGGGGCTGCCCGGCCCGAGGCGCCTCGGCCGGCGTGA
- a CDS encoding aldo/keto reductase, with the protein MNFGTRTPAPEAQRIVARALERGVPFFDTANSYNHGESERILGRALAGQRGRVGIATKVGLSRTRGKPEGLEPTHLVKAVEESLRRLGTDYVDVIYLHAPDAATPVEDTLTAVRGLLQAGKARHWGVSNHAAWQLLEMRAWGASNGLPPPALSQVLYNPLVRLVELEYLPFARRYPVHTTVFNPLAGGLLSGRYGPGDAIAKGSRFDGNRLYQGRYWSERLLDMAGRLRGVAESAGLTLVELAYGWLAGRPGVDSVLAGPGSVEHLDAALEGCARPLPAEVAARVDEAWRDWQGTDASYVR; encoded by the coding sequence ATGAATTTCGGTACCCGGACCCCAGCCCCCGAGGCCCAGCGCATCGTCGCGCGTGCCCTGGAGCGCGGCGTGCCCTTCTTCGACACGGCCAACTCGTACAACCATGGGGAGTCCGAGCGCATCCTCGGCCGGGCCCTGGCGGGCCAGCGCGGACGCGTGGGCATCGCCACCAAGGTTGGGCTCTCGCGCACCCGGGGCAAGCCCGAGGGCCTGGAGCCCACCCATCTGGTGAAGGCGGTGGAGGAGAGCCTGCGGCGGCTGGGCACGGACTACGTGGACGTCATCTACCTGCACGCGCCGGACGCGGCCACCCCGGTGGAGGACACGCTCACGGCCGTGCGCGGGCTGCTCCAGGCGGGCAAGGCGCGGCACTGGGGCGTGTCCAACCACGCGGCCTGGCAGCTGCTGGAGATGCGCGCATGGGGCGCCAGCAACGGCCTGCCACCGCCCGCGCTGTCCCAGGTGCTCTACAACCCGCTGGTGCGTCTGGTGGAGCTGGAGTACCTGCCCTTCGCGCGCCGCTACCCCGTGCACACCACCGTCTTCAACCCCCTGGCCGGAGGATTGCTGTCCGGCAGGTACGGGCCGGGAGACGCCATCGCCAAGGGCTCCCGCTTCGATGGCAACCGCCTGTACCAGGGCCGCTACTGGTCCGAGCGGCTGCTCGACATGGCCGGGCGCCTGCGCGGTGTGGCGGAGTCGGCGGGCCTGACGCTGGTGGAGCTCGCCTATGGCTGGCTGGCGGGCCGGCCGGGCGTGGACTCGGTGCTCGCCGGGCCCGGATCCGTGGAGCACCTGGACGCGGCGCTGGAGGGGTGTGCCAGGCCCCTGCCCGCGGAGGTCGCCGCGCGCGTGGACGAGGCCTGGCGGGACTGGCAGGGCACCGACGCCAGCTACGTGAGGTGA
- a CDS encoding phytanoyl-CoA dioxygenase family protein, whose amino-acid sequence MLAVDAETFDISGPLAHYAEHGYARLGRVLDTEGLESLRERADDLMMGRVSYPGFFWQMDAPSGLYADAPLGLGWQGPSLDYRKLEKLEKDARFLAWMQNPLFERIVRARIPGDVSLYRAILFHKGERGGSEVPWHQDGGKLWGLTRDPELQVWTALDDAPLDGGCLEVVPGSHRWGLATELGGVVPPDQVAARGAEGLGVALPVVAGEVILLHNYVWHRSGRSLTGQRRRGFSACYLGADSRCVRKKKTPRVFFPLFRR is encoded by the coding sequence ATGCTGGCCGTGGACGCGGAGACATTCGATATCTCGGGGCCGCTCGCGCACTACGCCGAGCACGGGTACGCACGCCTGGGCCGGGTGCTCGACACCGAGGGCCTGGAGTCCCTGCGCGAGCGCGCGGACGACTTGATGATGGGCCGGGTGAGCTACCCGGGCTTCTTCTGGCAGATGGACGCACCCTCGGGGCTCTACGCGGACGCGCCACTGGGGCTCGGCTGGCAGGGCCCGTCGCTGGACTATCGCAAGCTGGAGAAGCTGGAGAAGGACGCGCGCTTCCTCGCGTGGATGCAGAACCCCCTCTTCGAGCGCATCGTCCGCGCGCGCATCCCCGGCGACGTCTCGCTCTACCGGGCCATCCTCTTCCACAAGGGCGAGCGCGGAGGCAGCGAGGTGCCCTGGCACCAGGACGGGGGCAAGCTGTGGGGCCTCACGCGGGATCCCGAGCTCCAGGTGTGGACGGCCCTGGATGACGCGCCGCTGGACGGAGGCTGTCTGGAAGTCGTCCCCGGCAGTCACCGCTGGGGCCTGGCCACCGAGCTGGGAGGCGTGGTGCCGCCGGATCAGGTCGCGGCGCGCGGAGCCGAGGGGCTTGGCGTGGCACTGCCCGTGGTCGCGGGGGAGGTCATCCTGCTCCACAACTACGTCTGGCACCGCTCGGGGCGCAGCCTCACGGGCCAGCGCCGCCGGGGCTTCTCCGCCTGCTACCTGGGCGCGGACAGCCGCTGCGTGCGCAAGAAGAAGACCCCCCGGGTGTTCTTTCCCCTCTTCCGCCGCTAA
- a CDS encoding MBL fold metallo-hydrolase, whose translation MKKLPGFTCMALLVLGAASVRAETPPSSPPQAPASHARVKRLKVTVLSTMLTDLKGLGEWGFAALIEADGHRILFDTGANPDTVLKNAPLLGVDLSTVTDVILSHNHGDHTGGLVTLRRELAKKNPAALSRVHVGRGIFWSRVSASGKSGEGNSFLAARPRYEATGGKFIEHSEPVELFPGAWLTGPIPRVHPERNWSGKGKVQTPEGLVEDTLPEELALVLDTEQGLVLVTGCAHAGVINTLELARARVREAPVLAAIGGFHLFDADEKTLAWTGGKLREMKLGYLSGAHCTGIEALHRLRELTGLERATSIVGSVGSSFELGKGLEPLKIAR comes from the coding sequence ATGAAAAAGCTCCCTGGCTTCACGTGCATGGCGCTCCTGGTGTTGGGGGCCGCCTCGGTCCGCGCCGAGACGCCCCCTTCCTCCCCGCCCCAGGCTCCCGCTTCACACGCCCGGGTCAAGCGCCTGAAGGTCACGGTGCTCTCCACGATGCTCACGGACCTCAAGGGACTGGGTGAGTGGGGCTTCGCCGCGCTCATTGAGGCAGATGGCCATCGCATCCTCTTCGACACGGGCGCGAACCCCGACACGGTGCTCAAGAACGCCCCCCTGTTGGGCGTGGATCTCTCCACCGTCACCGACGTCATCCTCAGCCACAATCACGGCGATCACACGGGGGGACTCGTCACCCTGCGCCGGGAACTGGCGAAGAAGAACCCCGCCGCGCTCTCCCGCGTGCACGTGGGCCGAGGCATCTTCTGGAGCCGCGTCAGCGCCTCCGGCAAGAGCGGCGAGGGCAATTCGTTCCTCGCGGCCCGTCCCCGGTACGAAGCCACGGGCGGCAAGTTCATCGAGCACTCGGAGCCGGTGGAGCTCTTCCCCGGCGCCTGGCTCACGGGCCCCATCCCGCGCGTGCACCCCGAGCGCAACTGGAGCGGCAAGGGCAAGGTCCAGACCCCCGAGGGGCTTGTCGAGGACACCCTCCCCGAGGAGTTGGCCCTCGTCCTCGACACCGAGCAGGGATTGGTGCTCGTCACGGGCTGCGCGCACGCGGGCGTCATCAACACCCTGGAGCTGGCGCGCGCGCGGGTGCGCGAGGCGCCGGTGCTCGCGGCGATTGGAGGCTTCCACCTCTTCGACGCGGACGAGAAGACGCTGGCGTGGACGGGCGGCAAGCTGCGCGAGATGAAGCTTGGGTACCTGTCGGGGGCGCACTGCACGGGGATCGAGGCCCTGCACCGCTTGCGCGAGCTGACGGGCCTGGAGCGCGCCACCAGCATCGTCGGCTCCGTGGGCTCGTCATTCGAGCTGGGCAAGGGGTTGGAACCGCTCAAGATCGCCCGCTGA
- a CDS encoding peptidylprolyl isomerase, with protein sequence MSKVKLTTNHGDIVLMLYAEKAPKTVENFVQYVKDGHYDGTIFHRVINNFMIQGGGFAPGMSQKPTRASIQNEADNGLKNKKYSIAMARTMEPHSASAQFFINAADNEFLNHSGKTTQGWGYTVFGEVIEGREVVDTITAVATGSKAGHQDVPRDDVVIEKAELVE encoded by the coding sequence ATGAGCAAAGTCAAACTGACCACCAACCACGGCGATATCGTCCTGATGCTGTACGCCGAAAAAGCGCCCAAGACCGTGGAAAACTTCGTGCAGTACGTCAAAGACGGCCACTACGACGGGACGATCTTCCACCGAGTGATCAACAACTTCATGATCCAAGGCGGTGGTTTCGCGCCCGGCATGTCACAGAAACCCACCCGCGCTTCCATCCAGAACGAAGCCGACAACGGCCTGAAAAATAAAAAATATAGCATTGCCATGGCCCGCACCATGGAGCCACATTCGGCGTCAGCGCAATTCTTCATCAATGCTGCAGACAATGAATTCCTCAACCACAGTGGAAAGACTACTCAAGGCTGGGGCTACACCGTGTTCGGCGAGGTGATTGAGGGCCGGGAAGTGGTCGACACGATCACGGCTGTAGCGACCGGATCGAAAGCCGGTCACCAGGATGTGCCCAGGGATGACGTGGTCATCGAGAAAGCCGAGCTGGTTGAATGA
- a CDS encoding Kelch repeat-containing protein, which yields MSVFDFSGLRESVAWPIRMATLMVVIVLGACNREEMPGGQVCTPGAGRSCAYTGPAGTEGVGTCRAAKQTCNAAGAAWSECTGEVLPQPELYANAVDEDCDGVASLCAPGSHEACAYTGPAGTEGVGVCHAGARTCDISGTSWSACTGEVLPQPEVYTNAVDEDCDGVASLCAPGSHEACAYTGPAGTEGVGVCQAGSHTCDISGTSWSACTGEVLPQPEVYTNAVDEDCDGVASLCAPGTTESCYSGPAGTEGVGMCHAGARTCNASGTAWGACTGAVVPQTEVCGNTLDEDCDGQIDDSPPCAGWFSAGSMTQVRLTPSATLLADGKVLVAAGYTPYSGTRLATAELYDPTTGTWSATGSMSAPRWAYTATLLANGSVLVSGGVDANGYLGTAMLYNPTTGTWSATGSMSTLRAYHTATLLADGKVLVVGGFDGVGTHEELKTAELYDPTSGTWSVTGSMSTGRDRHMAVLLTDGKVLVSGGGNRYVGSLATAELYDPTSGTWSVTGSMVTARQYHAATVLADGQVLVAGGAGNGYLATAELYDPTRRTWSATGSMTTARYAHSLTMLADGQVLISGGNVGGSSGDTSKAELYDPTRRTWSATKSMRMSRYFPTATLLLDGRVLVTGGTSAEAELYDPSP from the coding sequence ATGTCTGTCTTCGATTTCAGTGGCTTGAGAGAAAGTGTTGCTTGGCCCATCCGGATGGCAACGCTGATGGTGGTCATCGTACTGGGTGCGTGCAATCGCGAGGAGATGCCGGGAGGCCAGGTGTGTACGCCTGGGGCCGGGCGGTCATGCGCCTATACCGGGCCCGCGGGAACGGAGGGCGTCGGCACGTGCCGGGCCGCGAAGCAGACGTGCAACGCGGCGGGAGCGGCCTGGAGCGAGTGCACGGGGGAGGTGCTGCCGCAGCCGGAATTGTATGCCAATGCGGTGGACGAGGACTGCGATGGCGTGGCGAGCCTGTGCGCTCCCGGCTCGCACGAGGCTTGCGCCTATACCGGGCCCGCGGGCACCGAGGGCGTCGGCGTGTGCCACGCGGGGGCGCGCACGTGTGACATCTCGGGCACCAGTTGGAGCGCGTGCACGGGGGAGGTGCTGCCGCAGCCGGAGGTGTATACCAATGCGGTGGACGAGGACTGTGATGGCGTGGCGAGCCTGTGCGCTCCGGGCTCGCATGAGGCCTGCGCCTATACCGGGCCCGCGGGCACCGAGGGCGTCGGCGTATGCCAGGCGGGATCGCACACGTGTGACATCTCGGGCACCAGCTGGAGCGCATGCACGGGGGAGGTGCTGCCGCAGCCGGAGGTGTATACCAATGCGGTGGACGAGGACTGTGATGGCGTGGCGAGCCTGTGTGCTCCGGGCACGACCGAGTCCTGCTACTCCGGGCCCGCGGGTACCGAGGGCGTCGGCATGTGCCACGCGGGAGCGCGCACTTGTAACGCCTCGGGCACCGCCTGGGGCGCATGCACGGGGGCGGTGGTGCCACAAACGGAGGTGTGTGGCAATACGCTCGATGAAGACTGTGATGGGCAGATCGATGACAGTCCTCCGTGCGCCGGATGGTTCTCGGCGGGCTCCATGACCCAGGTCCGTCTGACGCCTTCGGCCACGTTGTTGGCGGATGGCAAGGTCCTGGTCGCGGCGGGATACACTCCATACTCTGGCACGAGACTCGCGACGGCGGAGCTGTACGATCCCACCACCGGCACGTGGTCCGCCACGGGCTCGATGAGCGCCCCGCGCTGGGCTTACACGGCCACGTTGCTGGCGAATGGCTCGGTGCTGGTGTCTGGCGGGGTCGATGCCAATGGCTATCTCGGGACAGCGATGCTGTACAACCCCACCACCGGCACGTGGTCCGCCACGGGCTCGATGAGCACTCTCCGCGCGTACCACACGGCCACGCTGTTGGCGGACGGCAAGGTGCTGGTCGTGGGAGGATTCGATGGCGTCGGTACCCATGAGGAACTCAAGACGGCGGAGCTGTACGACCCCACCTCCGGCACGTGGTCCGTCACGGGCTCGATGAGCACCGGACGCGATCGCCACATGGCCGTGTTGTTGACCGATGGCAAGGTGCTGGTCTCCGGCGGGGGCAATCGCTATGTCGGATCTCTTGCGACGGCGGAGCTATACGACCCCACCTCCGGCACGTGGTCCGTCACGGGCTCGATGGTCACCGCACGCCAGTACCACGCGGCCACGGTGCTGGCCGACGGTCAGGTGCTGGTGGCAGGAGGGGCGGGGAATGGCTACCTCGCGACGGCGGAGCTGTACGACCCCACCCGGCGCACGTGGTCCGCCACGGGATCGATGACGACCGCTCGCTATGCGCACTCGCTCACGATGTTGGCGGATGGCCAGGTACTGATCTCAGGGGGAAATGTGGGTGGATCCAGTGGGGATACCTCGAAAGCAGAGCTGTACGACCCCACCCGACGCACGTGGTCCGCCACAAAATCGATGCGTATGAGCCGCTACTTCCCAACGGCCACATTGTTGCTGGATGGCCGGGTGCTGGTCACGGGAGGAACCAGCGCCGAGGCCGAGCTGTACGATCCCTCGCCGTGA
- a CDS encoding TIGR02269 family lipoprotein: MRLRIGWVVLVGLLAACAGTGPLVDMPPEPSEESTSWDEGCEDARNLVLVCREQGSECGLFPCRDVFAPEVLLAFRGGGGGLPLFGGSPAPRRWWGRAPPGWPGSGQPVLTFRFNRHFAPKPPPFILPPGRWARHHLFPQEKDLRDWFHQRGVPDIHQYTILIPEHLHLGVHAGGGRGGLWNQAWRDFRDTHQLASPAEIYQHAGALLYQFQLTGPIVPYHGGGRSR; this comes from the coding sequence ATGCGCTTGAGAATAGGCTGGGTGGTGCTCGTGGGGCTGCTCGCCGCGTGCGCGGGGACGGGCCCACTCGTGGACATGCCGCCCGAGCCCTCGGAGGAGAGTACGTCCTGGGACGAGGGCTGCGAGGACGCGCGCAACTTGGTCCTGGTGTGCCGGGAGCAGGGGTCGGAGTGCGGCCTGTTTCCCTGCCGGGACGTCTTCGCGCCCGAGGTGCTGCTGGCGTTCCGGGGAGGGGGCGGAGGCCTTCCCCTGTTCGGCGGCTCACCAGCGCCGAGGCGCTGGTGGGGGCGCGCGCCTCCGGGTTGGCCCGGGAGTGGTCAACCTGTCCTCACCTTCCGGTTCAACCGCCACTTCGCTCCGAAGCCGCCCCCTTTCATCCTGCCTCCGGGCCGGTGGGCGCGCCACCATCTCTTCCCCCAGGAAAAGGACCTTCGCGATTGGTTCCATCAAAGGGGCGTGCCCGACATCCACCAGTACACGATCCTCATCCCCGAACATCTCCACCTCGGTGTTCATGCGGGAGGAGGCCGAGGCGGATTGTGGAATCAGGCGTGGCGGGATTTCAGAGACACTCATCAACTGGCATCACCCGCGGAGATCTACCAGCACGCGGGAGCCCTGCTCTACCAGTTCCAACTGACGGGACCCATCGTGCCGTACCATGGCGGAGGCAGGAGCAGGTGA
- a CDS encoding double-CXXCG motif protein gives MTRFYRLRAPRNSTYTGDLDVRRKWGGLPGVRCPECGASWSGSATAYPSVDLSLFDERKFFAKARPEPFDEFVRLREWVRPLVPPGARLLPGAEFGPLEGVATGTFGSFFLHFGGMRLIRREALEQLLAVGVRGLRAFPSEVRFQQENGSELWELELYPRGRLHPDCTPERPPACPLCGRDYFGFPDEPVLDAASLPTDTDLFVLSDFETILIGTGRFVDAVRRLGLDDIDIREVPVR, from the coding sequence ATGACACGGTTCTATCGACTGCGAGCTCCCAGGAACTCGACGTACACGGGCGATCTCGACGTCCGACGCAAATGGGGTGGACTCCCCGGCGTTCGATGTCCCGAGTGTGGGGCGTCGTGGTCAGGCAGCGCCACGGCCTATCCAAGCGTGGATCTGTCCCTCTTCGACGAGCGGAAGTTCTTCGCGAAGGCCAGGCCGGAACCCTTCGATGAATTCGTGAGGCTGCGTGAATGGGTGCGGCCTCTCGTTCCACCGGGGGCTCGCCTGCTCCCGGGCGCCGAATTCGGTCCACTGGAGGGGGTCGCCACCGGCACCTTCGGTTCGTTCTTCCTGCATTTCGGTGGAATGAGGCTGATTCGCCGGGAGGCCCTGGAGCAGTTGTTGGCCGTGGGCGTGAGGGGCCTGCGGGCCTTCCCCTCGGAAGTGCGTTTTCAGCAGGAGAACGGCTCGGAACTCTGGGAGTTGGAGCTCTATCCCCGCGGGCGCCTGCATCCGGACTGCACTCCGGAGCGGCCACCCGCCTGCCCTTTATGTGGCCGTGATTATTTTGGCTTCCCGGACGAGCCCGTGCTGGACGCGGCCTCGCTGCCCACGGACACGGACCTGTTCGTCCTGAGCGACTTCGAGACCATCCTCATCGGGACCGGGCGGTTCGTGGACGCGGTGCGGCGCCTGGGCCTGGACGACATCGACATCCGCGAGGTGCCGGTCCGCTGA